The segment CCGTTTCTGGTAAGAAGAAAGATTCTTTGATTTGATGCTGTAACGAAGGTACTGACTTCGTCGACTGTAGGCATGGCTGCTCTTGGTTTAGGAACTTACGGTGCTCATGTCTTTAAGCCAGAAAACCCTTCTTACAAACAGGTTCAGATTCTGAGTTTTGTACGAAATTCAGTTGATTTTCTTACATTTAGCTATCTGGGTTTTACAGTTTTTGTGTTGGATTTTGTTTTGCTTTGTCTAAACAACGATGATCTTTCAGGTGTGGCAAACGGCTTCTCTTTACCATTTGGTTCACACTGCAGCTCTTGTTTCTGCTCCTAGCACTAAATATCCCAACATTGTAAGCTTCTTCGTTGTTTAGGACCTCtcattctttctttctctctgtttatacttttatctatttctttcttCCACAGTTTGGTGGCTTGTTGACTACTGGGATTGTGGCCTTTTCCGGCacgtaagttgttttttttctcgATTTGTATGCATTGTTCTtaaattttgcaatttataaCTCGTGTTGATGTATTGGTAGAGCTTTTGTGCTAGAATGTTTGTTGGATGTCTTGTAATTGAAGTCACTGTGCTTCAATGTGATTTGGTGTTTCCAGTACGCAATCTGATCCATGGCTCCATCAATCTTTGCCCACAACACTTCGTAGCTAGAGCAATAAATTTTGGAGATTCTATCCGTTTTGACATGTTTCCAACTCTGAATTAGTTTAATTAGCATAGTTATTTGCAGTATCCTCAATTTTATGAAATAGTTTGCTCATtgtgtcttgatttttttttttcattttaaaggataaaaatatttttatcattgtGAAGTACTTATATTTTAGATTGCTTACTGGGTAACTCCAGTTTCAAACTTTTGGGTTGGTGGTATTTTACTGGGTAGGAATATGTGAAAAGCTTCATGGTCGTCAATGTTGTAGGTGTTACATGGTAGCATTGCGCGAGGACAGGAAGTTTTCTACCCTGGCACCATTCGGAGGCTTTGCGTTCATTGCTGCATGGGCAACTCTACTTTTCTAAAGAATTTCAAATCATCTTTACTACTATCAATTTGTGGTCATTTATGAACTCAATGTTTTCTCCTCAAAGATTGCTTAATATTTAATGAACAGATTATGTTAGCTAGCTTGTTGAATTTGTTGCTGGAAATATTTAATGACCAGATCATAATGCATTGcattttatttatcaatattagTACATAAGTTGTTTCATTAGTTGCAGAAGGTATTTAATTTCATCTTTGCTCTTTACTTCAAATCAGGGACATATTCAAATTGGCAAGAGCCATGACCTATCATCAAATAATGAGAAATTTAGATGGTGATTGTTCATGATATCGATTTATTAAATGAGTTcaaataactaaaaaacaatAAGGTTCAGATAAAGTACTAGGGTCGGTGTGGGTGATCACTGAAGCATGGAAATCACAAGAATCGCCTTGGTGCTTATAATGCTGGTAGTAAGTATTGAAGACAACATGGACATGGTCCCTGAGAGTGTCGGGCAAGAAGCAATTTTGGCCAAGTTGAATCCTGCTACTGTCTGCTCTGCTCTATTGACAAGCCTAATCTACGGCTGCTTGTACCACTTGGTCTGGTATCTAGTGATCGGCTACACACCATGTTCCGCTTGACTTTTCTGTTTATGAAAAGAAGATACATATGTCAATGTTTGAAACATCACATGTATTCAAGTGGACATTACAATTATGTTTTATCTGAATTTTGAGGAATTGTTGCTGATGTGAAAAGCAACAGAGCAATTGTTATTCTTATCAACATTTTTATCTTCACAAAATGCAAGTGGGAATGTTTGAGAGCTTAAGAATGGTGTTACTAGAAAATCTCTGTTAAagatcaaataaaataattcactATTATTTGTGTAATTTTTATCAACTGCCAAATCACTTAGGTGATAATTACTGCTGTGAAAATATGTAATTGTTTTCCTCAATTGTAGGCCTGGGCATCCGGGTcctcgggtcgggttcgggtcgggtcctATCGGGTCCGGGTCCTTCGGGTCCTGGAAATTTAGAGCCATATAGGTACCTGTCATTTTTCGagtcggttccgggtcgggtcttgtcgggtccgggtcggttcgggtatATAATTCTAATACCTGTAAAATACCCGTAATTTTTCAGATCCgaatcgggttcggatatttataatCTGAAAATACATGACATACCCAAACTCActcaaatttaattaatatttgtcatatatatatctaaatatttataaaataacttaaattaaacaattaataattaacataaaacatttttaaactctaaactttattttttaaagcttcatattacttaaaaatattataaaataataataaatattgttaacaaaagatatttcaactaaataaaaaataataatatatataatagaagACAAGAAAATCCTAGTTTTGAATATACATGTTTTAAGTCGGATACAAATCGGTTTTTGTCGGGTCGGGTCTATTTGGGTCGGTTCTTTTCGGGTCCAGATCTACGGGTCTATTCGGGTAAAAGAAATTTAGACCCAAAAAGTACTTATAAactttcggttcgggttcgggtcgggtattTTCGGACCGGTTCTgggtcgggtcttcgggtccaggttaaaatgcccaggcctagtcaATTGGATGCAAATCCTATGGGATCTGTTATAATATGAGAAAAGTGTTGCTGTGAAAGTTGTGTCTTTCTCATTAGCTCTTGCCACTTATATATAGTGGTTGTCACATAAGGTTTTACATCAATGGAGAATCTACACAATGAATACACTTTGACTACATTCAATACAATATCAAGACTTGGTCAAAGCTCATAAATGCTCCAATTGAATGGGTCTTCATCTTGACAAGTCTCGGGCGGAATGTAGACGGGTCAGATAGTCGggtcggatgtaaacctccttggtcTTGGTTATGAGCAATCCACACAATCCATACTATGgattataacactcccccttggatgccataaccatatcGGGCTTGTAATGTGCTAacgttgcctcattaaaaccttactaggaaaacccattgggacaaaacaaTAGTTAAGGAAAAATAGTACAACACacattactccccctgatttgGACATCACTGAAGGTCCTTGAGTCTACGAAGACCAATCTGCTTCGTGAGCTTCTTGAATGTGCAGGTGGGAAGTGACTtggtgaagaggtcggctgagttctcacTAGACCGGATTTGAACGACATTGACCTCCTTGGCTTTCTGCAACtcatgggtgaagaagaacttgggtaAAATATGTTTGGTTCGGTCACCTTTGATATACCCATCCTTGAGTTGAGCAATGCAGGCTGCATTGTCCTCATATATGATGGTCGGACCATTGTCCTCGACCATACCACTATCTGATCGGATGTGTTGGGTCATGGACCTCAACCATACACACTCACGACTTGCCTCATGCATGGCTAAGATTTCTGAGTGATTAGATGAAGTGGCTGCTATAGTTTGTTTCATGGAACGCCATGATATTGCAGTACCACCATGAGTGAacacatagccggtttgggaccGAGCACGGTGTGGATCAGATAAGTAGCCTGCATCAGCAAAGCATACTAAACCATCTTTGGTTTCATTGGTATAAAATAGACCCAAATCCTTAGTTCCTTGTAGGTAATGTAGGATATGTTTAATTCCATTCCAGTGCCTTTAGGTCGGACATGAACTAAAACGAGCTAGGAGGTTAACggcaaaacatatatctggtCTAGTGTGGCTAGCCAAATACATTAACGCTCCTATGGCACTGAGGTAAGGCACATTGGGACCCACGACATCCTCATCGTCCTTCTTAGGACCGAATGGGTCAGTGTCCACTCCAAGGGACCTCACGACCATTGGGCTGGTCAATGGGTGAGCCTGGTCCATATTAAATCTCTTGAGTACTCTTTCTGTATATGccttttgatgcacaaggattcctCCTTTTATGTACTCAAGTTGAAATCCCAAACAGACTTTAGTTTTACCTAGgtctttcatttcaaactctTTCTTGAGACATTCAACTGTTTGGGTGATTTCCCCAGAGGTTCCAATGATGTTcaaatcatcaacatacactgcTATGATAACAAATCCATTGTTTGCAAACTTATTTATAAAGATACATGGACTGATAGGGTCGTTCTTATAGCCTTCTTTGGCAAGGTATTCGCTCAAGCGATTGTACCACATTCGACCACTTTGCTTAAGTCCATATAAGGATTTGTTCAGCCTTATGCAGTGTTCTTCTCGAGAACCTTTGTTAGCTTTGAGCTCAATACCCTCTGgtaatctcatatatatttcattatccAGTGGACCATAAAGGTGTGCGGTTACAACATCCATTAACCGCATATCCAAATTTTCTTTGATGGCCAGACTTATTAAAAATCGAAATGTAGTTGCATCCACCACAGGGGAGTATGTCTCCTCATAATCAATGCCTGGTatttgtgagaatccttgtgcaacaagcCGTGCTTTGTATCTTACAATTTCACCATGTTCATTTCTCTTCCTCACAAATACCCACTTATATCCCACTGGTTTAACATCACAAGGTGTCCGGATAATCGATCCAAAGACATTCCTTTTCTTAAATGATTCtaactccacgtttatggcttctttccatttgaGCCAATCTGATCTTTGAGTGCACTCTAGTATAgacgtgggttcatgatcctcatcTAAGTCCATTATTTCAAGGGCTACattatatgcaaatatatcatTGATGTCGACATCTTTCCGGTTCCATTTTGTCCCAgacattaaataattaattgagatctcatcattGTCAATGTCTATGTCTTCAGTACCAAGAGGCTCAGCGTCCCGAGCCCCATTAGTAGGTACCTTAGGCATAGCCATTCCGGACTTGTCTGGACAatctatgacctcggtttcttttgcacctttctttgaCTTCCGAGGTcttttatctttggaaccaattggtctaccacgCTTAAGACGTGCTTTAGACTCTGTAGCCACTTGATTGTGTCCATCTTGGACATCAATACTTATTGGTGCATTACAAGCTGGTATATAGGACTTAGTCACTCTTTTCGGGTCAGCAAAGGAATCAGGCAATTGATTAGCTAACTTTTGCATATGAATTATTTTCTGGACCTCTAAATCACATGATtgagtccgaggatcttgccatgaTAAGGATGTTTGATTCCATATTATTTCTTTGCCCAGCTTGTTATTTTCTACCCCTAATGTTGGGTACTCTGATTCATCAAAATGACAATCAGCATATCTGGCCTTAAATAAATCTCCAGTAGTAGGCTCAAGATATTTAATAATGGTTGGAGAATCAAAACCAACATATATTCTCATCCTCCTTTGAGGTCCCATTTTTGTTCTCTGTGGTGGTGCAATAGGAACATACACAGAACATCCAAATGTTTTGATATGGGACACGTCTGGCTCATGACCCGAGAGTAATTGGGATGGAGAATATTTATGTTCACTGGATGGCCTTATGCGAATTAATTCAGCAGCATGTAAAActgcatgtccccaagctgATACTGGTAGCTTCGACCTCATGAGTAATGGTCGAGCAATCAACTGGATTCTTTTAATGAAGGATTCGGCCAATCCGTTCTGTGTAAGTACATGTGCCACGGAGTGTTCCACACTTAccccatggacatacagtaATCATTAAAAGCTCGGGAACTGAATTCACTTGCATTgtcaagacgtatagtctttaGTGGAAAATCTGGAAAGTGGGCTCGCAGTCTTATGATCTGGGCCAATAATCTTGCAAGTGCCAAGTTTCTAGATGATAATAGACAAACATGCGACCATCTGGTCGATGCGTCAATCAGGACCATAAAATATCGAAATGTCCCACAAGGTGGGTGAATTGGTCCACAAATATCACCTTGTATCCTTTCCAGAAAGTTCAATGTTTCTTTAACCTCTTTTACAGGTGATGGCCTTATTATTAATTTCCCTTGTGAGCATGGAATACATGTAAGGCTCTTAGGGATAAtcttcctttctttcaaggaatggCCAGTTgagttcaaaattattttgcgCATCATG is part of the Raphanus sativus cultivar WK10039 chromosome 5, ASM80110v3, whole genome shotgun sequence genome and harbors:
- the LOC108859343 gene encoding uncharacterized protein LOC108859343 — its product is MGNCVRSNLRDFRGRRSMDPRIWHKVAAVSGMAALGLGTYGAHVFKPENPSYKQVWQTASLYHLVHTAALVSAPSTKYPNIFGGLLTTGIVAFSGTCYMVALREDRKFSTLAPFGGFAFIAAWATLLF